One Dictyoglomus thermophilum H-6-12 DNA window includes the following coding sequences:
- the tyrS gene encoding tyrosine--tRNA ligase has protein sequence MSIEEELEILKSNVVEIIPEDGLYEKLKKAREEGRPLRVKLGADPSAPDLHLGHAVVLRKLKQFQDLGHQVVFIIGDFTARIGDPSGRSETRKPLTPEQVKKNALTYQEQVGKILDVSKAEIRYQEEWFGKMKLEDVLVLTSKYTIARMLERDDFAQRFKEQKPIFIHEIMYPLLQAYDSVAIKADIELGGTDQKFNLIVGREIQREYGLEPQVAMLMPILEGLDGKQKMSKSLGNYIGLTEPPNQMYGKVMSIPDELIIRYFELATELPKEEIRKIEQEMREGKLNPRDAKARLAREIVKIYHGEEASLKAEEEFNRIFRNKELPENVPEVEISEPKIWIVKLLTQVGAAKSNSEAKRLISQGAVEIDGTRIEDINLDISIDKPFILRVGKHFFRRIKRA, from the coding sequence ATAAGTATTGAGGAAGAATTGGAAATATTAAAATCTAACGTGGTAGAGATAATCCCTGAAGATGGTTTGTACGAAAAACTAAAAAAGGCAAGAGAAGAAGGAAGGCCACTAAGGGTAAAATTAGGAGCAGATCCTTCTGCCCCTGACCTACATCTGGGACACGCAGTAGTATTGAGAAAATTAAAACAATTTCAAGATCTTGGACATCAAGTAGTATTTATCATAGGAGATTTTACTGCAAGAATAGGTGATCCTTCAGGTAGAAGTGAAACAAGAAAACCCCTAACCCCAGAACAAGTCAAGAAAAATGCCTTAACTTATCAAGAACAGGTAGGTAAGATTCTTGATGTTTCAAAGGCAGAAATAAGGTATCAAGAAGAATGGTTTGGGAAAATGAAATTAGAGGATGTATTAGTTTTAACCTCAAAATACACTATCGCAAGAATGCTTGAAAGAGACGACTTTGCTCAAAGATTCAAAGAACAAAAACCAATTTTTATTCATGAGATCATGTACCCATTGCTCCAAGCTTATGATTCTGTAGCTATAAAAGCAGACATAGAATTAGGAGGAACTGATCAAAAATTTAATCTTATAGTAGGAAGAGAAATTCAAAGAGAATACGGCTTAGAACCACAAGTAGCAATGTTGATGCCAATATTGGAAGGCCTTGACGGAAAACAAAAAATGAGCAAAAGTCTTGGAAACTACATAGGTCTTACTGAGCCACCCAACCAGATGTATGGAAAAGTAATGTCTATTCCTGACGAATTAATAATAAGATATTTTGAACTTGCAACAGAATTACCTAAAGAAGAAATTAGAAAAATAGAACAGGAAATGAGAGAAGGAAAACTTAATCCTAGAGATGCGAAAGCAAGATTAGCAAGAGAAATTGTAAAGATATATCATGGAGAAGAAGCAAGCTTAAAAGCCGAGGAAGAGTTTAATAGAATCTTTAGAAATAAAGAATTACCTGAGAATGTACCTGAAGTTGAAATATCGGAACCTAAGATATGGATTGTGAAATTATTAACCCAAGTCGGAGCAGCCAAAAGCAACAGTGAAGCAAAAAGATTAATTTCCCAAGGGGCAGTAGAAATAGATGGCACGAGAATAGAAGACATAAATTTGGATATTTCCATTGACAAACCCTTTATATTAAGGGTTGGAAAGCATTTCTTTAGGAGGATAAAAAGGGCATGA
- a CDS encoding 3D domain-containing protein, whose translation MRKGKKRAIAITVFFGSLVIIASAKIIENNYLWRNFSHLRPIREVILTDGNKRPIKVKTNAGFVWEVLEEQKIKLSKYDIVSPPARTPLTERIKEIKITRVSESTTKRIEIIEPKIILKVTYSKSYSERIKTHGIPGKIEKVYKKRIINGKLEKEVLISRKELQKMSPTVIEVTTPVIKYLKLESATFEVVKPIKVTATAYEPWTGGDGNNITALGWKASKGIIAVDPRYIPLRSAFYIPNYGFALAGDTGGLIKGWRVDLCFPTLREVKYFGRRKITIYLLRRIA comes from the coding sequence ATGAGAAAAGGAAAAAAAAGAGCAATTGCTATTACAGTGTTTTTCGGTAGTTTAGTAATAATAGCCTCTGCAAAAATCATAGAGAATAACTATCTATGGAGGAATTTTTCTCATTTAAGACCTATAAGAGAAGTTATTCTTACCGATGGGAACAAAAGACCTATAAAAGTTAAAACAAATGCTGGATTTGTTTGGGAGGTACTTGAAGAGCAAAAAATTAAATTGTCTAAGTACGACATTGTAAGTCCACCTGCAAGAACTCCACTGACTGAAAGAATAAAAGAAATAAAAATCACAAGAGTAAGCGAGAGCACTACTAAGAGGATAGAAATTATTGAACCTAAAATAATCTTGAAAGTAACCTATTCTAAATCCTACAGTGAAAGAATAAAAACTCACGGAATACCCGGTAAAATAGAAAAAGTCTACAAAAAGAGAATCATTAATGGAAAACTTGAAAAAGAAGTTTTAATCTCAAGAAAAGAACTTCAAAAAATGTCCCCGACTGTTATAGAAGTTACCACCCCTGTTATCAAGTATCTTAAATTAGAATCTGCCACTTTTGAAGTAGTAAAACCCATCAAAGTAACTGCTACTGCCTACGAACCCTGGACCGGTGGTGATGGAAATAATATCACTGCCCTTGGATGGAAAGCATCGAAAGGAATTATAGCTGTAGATCCAAGATATATACCTTTAAGGAGTGCATTTTATATCCCAAACTATGGTTTTGCTTTAGCAGGAGATACAGGCGGACTCATAAAAGGATGGAGAGTAGACCTATGCTTTCCCACTTTAAGAGAAGTAAAGTATTTTGGAAGAAGAAAAATTACTATTTATCTTCTTAGAAGAATAGCTTAA
- the rsmA gene encoding 16S rRNA (adenine(1518)-N(6)/adenine(1519)-N(6))-dimethyltransferase RsmA, producing the protein MNLTSRSELIEILQKNNIFLKKSLGQNFLVDKNILKKIIDALEISKEDTILEVGCGVGTLTLELAKRSKRVIGVEIDKRFKPILENLLKDYPNTEIIFEDIMKIDLSKIVTPPYKLAGNLPYYISGSFLGEYFQKGPYASLMVIMLQKEMAERLTSSPGNKKYSPLSILLHITYSYEVISKVPPSCFFPAPEVESVILRLKLNPKLDKIHNKELFFKLLKESFSQRRKFLLNNLQRAFPEIDWKTLFTELNIDSKIRAEDLSPEDYITLSNKAFALWKD; encoded by the coding sequence ATGAACTTAACAAGTAGATCAGAGCTCATAGAAATCCTTCAGAAAAACAACATATTTCTCAAAAAAAGCTTAGGTCAGAATTTCTTAGTTGATAAAAATATTTTAAAAAAAATTATCGATGCCTTAGAAATCTCAAAAGAAGATACTATATTAGAAGTAGGATGCGGCGTTGGAACTTTAACCCTTGAACTTGCAAAAAGATCCAAAAGGGTCATAGGTGTGGAAATCGATAAAAGGTTCAAACCTATCCTTGAAAATCTCTTAAAGGATTATCCAAATACAGAGATTATTTTTGAAGATATTATGAAAATAGATCTTTCAAAAATAGTAACTCCACCCTACAAATTAGCAGGGAATTTACCCTACTACATTTCTGGCAGTTTTTTAGGAGAATATTTTCAGAAAGGACCTTATGCGAGCTTAATGGTAATAATGCTTCAAAAGGAGATGGCTGAAAGACTAACCTCTTCCCCTGGAAACAAAAAATATAGTCCTTTATCTATACTCCTCCATATCACTTATTCTTATGAAGTTATCTCAAAAGTCCCTCCTTCGTGCTTTTTTCCTGCACCAGAAGTAGAATCAGTGATACTAAGACTAAAGCTAAATCCTAAACTCGATAAAATCCATAATAAAGAACTCTTTTTCAAACTTTTAAAAGAAAGTTTTAGCCAAAGAAGAAAATTTCTATTAAATAATCTGCAAAGAGCTTTTCCTGAGATAGACTGGAAAACACTATTCACCGAACTCAATATTGATAGTAAAATAAGAGCAGAAGATTTATCGCCTGAGGATTACATAACATTGTCAAATAAGGCCTTTGCTCTATGGAAAGATTAA
- the ispE gene encoding 4-(cytidine 5'-diphospho)-2-C-methyl-D-erythritol kinase, with the protein MERLNIYTFGKITLFLDVINKREDGYHNIKILLHNINLWDFMQISPLPYPKFIINSNLNIPLEENLVYKAYKKFIETTGRKIGVRIFLYKKIPIQAGLGGGSSNAAGIIWGLNILTKSNLSLKEMANIGETLGSDVPFFFYGGSCVAEGKGELITKISHQNFKFLLILPPYGISTRDIYSKIKKEDLGTHINFEEIISNFEKGFLSKPYNFFEKIVFEEYQELREIKELISEITPYVALTGTGSTMFVLIRDDSEIKKIIKKIEEYLAKGYKIRSVKSSPLGIKILR; encoded by the coding sequence ATGGAAAGATTAAACATATATACTTTTGGTAAAATAACTCTTTTTCTTGACGTAATAAATAAAAGAGAAGATGGATACCATAATATAAAAATACTTCTCCATAACATAAATTTATGGGACTTCATGCAAATCTCACCACTACCCTATCCTAAATTCATTATAAATTCTAATCTCAATATCCCATTAGAGGAAAATCTTGTATACAAGGCCTATAAAAAATTTATTGAAACCACGGGAAGAAAGATAGGAGTAAGAATATTTTTATACAAAAAAATACCAATACAAGCAGGCCTTGGCGGTGGTAGCTCTAATGCAGCAGGAATAATTTGGGGCTTAAATATTCTCACCAAATCAAATCTTTCTTTAAAAGAAATGGCAAATATAGGAGAAACTTTAGGCTCTGACGTTCCTTTCTTCTTTTATGGAGGATCATGTGTAGCAGAAGGAAAGGGGGAACTAATCACAAAGATATCACACCAAAACTTTAAATTTCTTCTAATACTTCCTCCCTATGGCATAAGCACAAGGGACATTTACTCAAAAATAAAAAAAGAAGATTTAGGAACTCATATAAATTTTGAAGAAATTATATCAAACTTTGAAAAAGGCTTCCTTTCAAAACCTTATAACTTCTTTGAAAAAATAGTCTTTGAGGAATATCAGGAATTAAGAGAGATAAAAGAATTAATATCAGAAATAACCCCCTATGTGGCTCTGACAGGCACAGGCTCTACCATGTTTGTGTTAATTAGAGATGACTCTGAGATTAAAAAAATCATTAAAAAAATCGAGGAATACTTAGCCAAAGGTTATAAAATAAGGTCTGTAAAGTCAAGTCCTTTAGGAATAAAAATTTTAAGATAA
- the ilvA gene encoding threonine ammonia-lyase, producing MISLKDIESSKERISPFIHKTPISLSQTFSDMTGKEIFLKFENLQKTGAFKIRGAINYISQLKKVKGVITASAGNHAQGVAYASKLFGIPSTIVMPENTPLIKIISTKNYGAKVILHGKVYDDAFNYAKELANEERLEFVPAFDDERIISGQGTIALEILEDLKDIEALIVPIGGGGLASGILIALKEINPKIKVYGVQSNAFPSMYEKIKKVEIPKKPEQTIAEGIAVKKPGEITSHIIEKYIDDIFIVEEEKIAEAILLLLERAKTLVEGAGASTLAAVLKYCDQIPEKKIVLILSGGNIDVSLLTKIIEFGLIEAGRIVHMKVKLPDLPGHLSQVIDVISKEKANIITIHQDPSLPFFPKIESTVEFTLETKNPDQIRRIFDKIKEKGYEIEILEKGGITKNE from the coding sequence ATGATAAGCTTAAAGGATATAGAGTCCTCAAAGGAGAGGATCTCTCCCTTCATTCACAAAACTCCTATCTCTCTTTCCCAAACCTTTAGTGATATGACAGGAAAAGAAATATTTTTAAAATTTGAAAATCTACAAAAAACAGGGGCTTTTAAAATCAGAGGGGCTATAAATTACATCTCTCAGCTAAAAAAAGTAAAAGGAGTAATAACCGCTTCAGCTGGAAACCATGCTCAAGGAGTGGCATATGCAAGCAAACTCTTTGGTATACCTTCTACAATAGTTATGCCTGAAAATACACCTTTGATAAAAATAATTTCTACAAAGAACTATGGAGCAAAAGTAATTCTACACGGAAAAGTATATGACGATGCCTTTAATTATGCCAAAGAATTGGCAAACGAAGAAAGATTAGAATTTGTACCTGCTTTTGACGATGAAAGAATAATTTCTGGACAAGGAACAATAGCTCTTGAAATTCTTGAGGATTTAAAAGATATAGAAGCCTTAATTGTACCCATTGGTGGAGGAGGACTTGCTTCGGGAATCTTAATTGCCTTAAAAGAAATAAATCCTAAAATAAAAGTTTACGGAGTACAATCTAATGCTTTCCCCTCAATGTATGAAAAAATTAAAAAAGTAGAAATACCTAAAAAACCAGAACAAACAATAGCAGAAGGAATAGCTGTTAAAAAACCTGGAGAAATAACATCACATATAATCGAGAAGTATATAGATGATATTTTTATAGTGGAAGAAGAGAAAATAGCAGAAGCCATTCTATTACTCTTAGAAAGAGCAAAAACCCTGGTAGAAGGAGCTGGAGCCTCAACCCTTGCTGCAGTCTTAAAATACTGTGACCAAATACCTGAAAAAAAGATTGTCCTTATTTTGAGCGGTGGAAATATTGATGTAAGCCTGTTAACAAAAATTATTGAGTTTGGTCTCATAGAGGCGGGAAGAATCGTACATATGAAGGTAAAACTTCCTGATCTTCCTGGACATTTATCTCAGGTAATTGACGTTATATCTAAAGAAAAGGCAAATATTATCACCATACATCAAGATCCGTCTCTACCTTTCTTTCCTAAAATAGAGAGTACCGTTGAATTTACTCTTGAGACGAAAAATCCCGACCAAATTAGGAGAATTTTTGATAAAATAAAAGAAAAAGGCTATGAAATTGAAATTTTAGAAAAAGGAGGAATTACAAAAAATGAATAA
- a CDS encoding M42 family metallopeptidase, which yields MNNDLLNMLKEITEAPGVSGYEKGIREVLKRYLSQIATLEEDRLGSLIFKKEGSNQRPKIMLAAHMDEIGFMVKSITSNGYIKFIPLGGWWDQVLLSQRVVIHTQNGPIIGVIGSKPPHILSEEERKKVVEKKEMYIDIGASSEEEALKWGVRPGDPITPYSEFQVMHNPDLLLAKAWDDRVGCALLVEIIKELINENHPNTIYGVATVQEEVGLRGATTSSFVVNPDMAIILESDIATDMPGINEEKKIYLGKGPSLIIYDATMIPNSNLRRMFIDIAEKLNIPIQYSALERGGTDGGRIHIHAKGVPSVVIGVPARYIHSHTSIINIQDFLNAKKLIIEVIKNLNEEIVEKL from the coding sequence ATGAATAACGATCTATTAAACATGCTCAAAGAGATTACTGAAGCTCCTGGAGTTTCAGGGTATGAAAAGGGTATAAGGGAAGTACTAAAGAGATATCTTTCTCAAATTGCAACATTAGAAGAAGATAGGCTTGGAAGTTTAATCTTTAAAAAGGAAGGTTCTAACCAAAGACCAAAGATAATGTTAGCAGCCCATATGGATGAAATTGGTTTTATGGTAAAAAGCATAACTTCGAATGGTTATATAAAATTTATCCCTCTCGGAGGATGGTGGGATCAGGTTCTTTTATCCCAGAGAGTGGTTATACATACTCAAAATGGACCTATCATAGGAGTTATAGGATCAAAGCCACCTCATATACTATCAGAAGAAGAGAGAAAAAAAGTGGTAGAAAAGAAAGAGATGTATATTGATATTGGAGCAAGTAGTGAAGAAGAAGCTTTAAAATGGGGTGTAAGACCTGGAGATCCCATAACACCCTACAGTGAATTTCAGGTAATGCATAATCCCGATCTCCTCTTAGCAAAAGCATGGGATGACAGAGTAGGATGTGCTCTACTTGTAGAAATAATAAAAGAATTGATCAATGAAAATCATCCTAACACAATATATGGGGTTGCAACAGTCCAAGAAGAAGTAGGCTTAAGAGGTGCCACTACCTCCTCTTTTGTGGTTAACCCTGACATGGCTATCATATTAGAATCAGATATCGCTACCGATATGCCAGGAATAAACGAAGAAAAGAAGATTTATTTAGGAAAAGGGCCTTCCTTAATAATTTACGATGCTACCATGATCCCAAACTCTAACTTAAGAAGAATGTTTATAGACATTGCTGAAAAACTAAATATACCAATACAATATTCTGCCCTTGAAAGAGGAGGAACTGATGGGGGCAGAATTCATATTCATGCAAAAGGTGTACCCTCTGTTGTAATTGGAGTTCCAGCAAGGTACATTCATTCCCATACTAGCATTATAAATATACAAGACTTCTTAAATGCAAAAAAATTAATTATAGAGGTAATCAAAAATCTTAATGAAGAGATAGTAGAGAAGCTATGA
- a CDS encoding DUF814 domain-containing protein: MKKVRAISLISGGLDSILATWLILQQGIEVIGVTFYTPFFNLELPKKACEFLNIPLHVVDITEEYMAILKNPRFGYGKNMNPCIDCHTFMVKKAKELLPKFDADFIITGEVLGERPMSQNKQSLRLVEKYSGTEDILLRPLSAKLLPPTKPEREGWVDREKLLDIKGRSRKVQLELAKKIGLKEIPTPAGGCLLTEPNFSRRLKDLLEHSKNFDKRDLKLLKIGRHLRINDNTKVIVGRNKEENEKILSLARENDTILKATEPSPITIVPNKIIEDEKELQEVARITAYYSDHKMEPKVKVKAKLGKGEKEIEVVPYNKENFPYKPI, encoded by the coding sequence ATGAAGAAAGTAAGAGCTATATCATTAATCTCTGGAGGACTTGACAGTATTCTTGCTACATGGCTTATTCTCCAACAAGGTATAGAAGTAATTGGAGTGACCTTTTATACTCCCTTTTTTAACTTAGAATTACCTAAGAAGGCATGTGAATTTTTAAATATCCCTTTGCATGTGGTAGATATAACAGAAGAATACATGGCTATTTTAAAAAACCCTAGATTTGGTTATGGCAAAAACATGAATCCTTGTATTGACTGTCATACCTTTATGGTTAAAAAAGCAAAAGAGTTACTTCCAAAGTTTGATGCAGATTTCATTATTACTGGAGAGGTCTTAGGAGAAAGACCTATGTCCCAAAACAAACAATCTTTAAGACTTGTAGAAAAATACTCTGGAACTGAAGATATACTCTTAAGGCCTCTTTCTGCCAAATTGCTTCCTCCCACAAAGCCAGAAAGAGAAGGTTGGGTAGATAGAGAAAAACTTTTAGATATAAAAGGAAGATCAAGGAAAGTACAATTGGAACTTGCTAAAAAAATAGGACTAAAAGAAATTCCTACTCCTGCTGGAGGATGTCTCCTAACAGAACCTAATTTTTCTCGTCGCTTAAAAGATCTATTAGAACACTCTAAAAATTTCGATAAGCGAGACTTGAAACTTTTGAAGATAGGTCGACACCTTAGAATAAATGACAATACAAAAGTAATAGTAGGAAGAAATAAAGAAGAAAACGAAAAAATACTATCTTTGGCAAGAGAAAATGATACTATTCTAAAAGCGACAGAACCCTCTCCTATAACTATTGTTCCCAACAAAATTATTGAAGATGAAAAAGAGCTTCAAGAAGTTGCAAGAATAACTGCTTATTATAGTGATCACAAGATGGAGCCAAAAGTTAAAGTAAAAGCCAAATTAGGAAAAGGGGAAAAAGAGATAGAGGTAGTTCCTTATAATAAAGAAAACTTTCCCTACAAGCCAATATAA
- a CDS encoding CBS domain-containing protein, with amino-acid sequence MEKVPIILTHNYLDFDALSSLYAAKKLYPKAIAYAGKSMERKVYEFYLLYKDILRFVENPDINVEIEKIILVDNHWLNRVEKKFQDIIKEKKVPIEIYDHHETGDIKGDIEFIEKTGSTTTILVEKLIEKKIPIDPIEATIFLLGMYQDTGNFLFLNTTPKDLKIASYLLERGADLNIINRYIYEKLTDEQKELLNELLQASKEISISGYRIVIASLEKDKYVEGLSILAHKVLDEKEADILFILLQVKDKIFVMGRSKTPNVDLREVLRDFNPGGHKTATTIVLNSQEIGLNSAEDLVIERLKKYLPRDFLAKDIMSYPVVTIPPDISIKEAFKIMMKYGYGGLCVEENKKLVGIISRRDIERAINLKLTKRKVKSFMSKPVITVTPETPIWEIEKILVEKNIGRVPVLDGDKIVGIITRQDILRFRFLRSNIYSPLGSIFQISEDKIRSSPWRDILEELRKITSQYNISIYAIGGFVRDLLLGQSNFDLDIVVEGDIQLIISKIMDKWEGKVITHPQFGTSEIILSDGKRIDIATARIEHYEEPGSLPKVERSSLWLDLKRRDFTINALAMSLNEENFGEIIDLYGGLEDLTRKELRILHNLSFVEDPTRILRGIRLEARLGFTFEEKTFKLLKEAIENGFLNKIAKERLKDEIILILQESQPEKVLKRLEELNALSYIFPIRKLPKNFEKKNQILKNEYPQKYELQILNIISEATLDEGKKWLQDLKFPQKIAYQFILLKHYQNISTLSEKDIINLSDLPDDFLLLLSLNSKKTGKDILRIRLLKEKGVPYLKGKDLLNMGFKGKIIGELLKQLFLKHYYGEVKTREEEEKFIKEIINSNLK; translated from the coding sequence ATGGAAAAGGTACCTATAATCCTGACTCATAACTATCTTGATTTTGATGCTCTTTCTTCTCTCTATGCTGCTAAAAAGCTTTATCCTAAAGCAATAGCCTATGCAGGTAAAAGCATGGAGAGAAAAGTCTACGAATTCTATTTGCTCTACAAAGATATCTTAAGATTTGTCGAGAATCCTGATATAAATGTAGAGATAGAAAAGATAATTCTCGTTGATAATCATTGGTTAAACCGTGTAGAAAAGAAATTTCAAGATATTATAAAGGAAAAGAAAGTTCCTATAGAGATATATGACCATCATGAAACAGGAGACATAAAAGGAGATATAGAATTTATTGAAAAAACTGGATCAACCACTACTATCTTAGTGGAAAAACTTATTGAGAAAAAAATTCCTATAGACCCTATCGAGGCAACTATATTCCTCTTAGGTATGTACCAAGATACTGGAAACTTCTTATTCTTAAATACCACTCCCAAGGATTTAAAAATAGCAAGTTATCTATTAGAAAGAGGTGCAGATCTCAATATTATAAATCGTTATATCTATGAAAAATTAACCGATGAACAAAAAGAATTACTCAATGAACTTCTACAGGCATCTAAGGAAATATCCATAAGTGGTTACAGGATAGTTATTGCTAGTTTAGAGAAAGATAAATATGTAGAGGGCCTATCAATCTTAGCCCATAAAGTTTTAGATGAAAAAGAAGCAGATATCTTATTTATCCTACTTCAAGTAAAGGACAAAATCTTTGTCATGGGTAGATCTAAAACCCCAAATGTTGACTTAAGAGAAGTACTAAGAGACTTTAACCCTGGAGGCCACAAAACCGCTACTACAATTGTTCTCAACTCTCAAGAGATAGGACTGAACTCCGCAGAGGATTTAGTTATAGAAAGACTTAAAAAATATCTACCACGAGACTTCTTAGCAAAAGATATAATGTCTTATCCTGTAGTTACTATTCCACCAGATATCTCCATTAAAGAAGCTTTCAAAATTATGATGAAATATGGATATGGAGGTTTGTGTGTTGAGGAGAACAAAAAACTTGTTGGAATTATAAGTAGAAGAGATATTGAAAGAGCTATAAATCTTAAGCTTACCAAGAGAAAAGTAAAATCTTTTATGTCTAAACCTGTAATAACGGTAACTCCCGAAACACCAATATGGGAAATAGAAAAAATACTCGTGGAAAAAAATATTGGAAGAGTTCCAGTATTAGATGGAGATAAAATTGTAGGCATAATAACAAGACAGGATATTTTGAGATTTAGATTTTTAAGATCTAATATTTACTCACCACTAGGCAGTATCTTCCAAATAAGTGAGGATAAAATTAGATCATCTCCCTGGAGAGATATATTAGAAGAACTTAGAAAAATAACTTCTCAATACAATATATCTATTTATGCTATAGGGGGATTTGTAAGAGACCTTTTATTAGGACAGTCCAACTTTGACTTAGATATTGTGGTAGAGGGAGATATTCAACTTATTATATCTAAGATTATGGACAAATGGGAAGGTAAAGTAATAACTCATCCCCAATTTGGAACCTCAGAGATAATCCTTAGTGATGGAAAAAGAATAGACATTGCTACAGCAAGAATAGAACACTACGAAGAACCTGGAAGTCTTCCTAAAGTAGAAAGAAGCTCTTTATGGCTGGATCTTAAAAGAAGAGATTTTACCATAAATGCCTTAGCCATGAGCCTCAATGAAGAGAACTTTGGAGAAATCATTGATCTTTATGGAGGATTAGAAGATCTTACCAGAAAAGAATTAAGAATATTACATAATTTAAGCTTTGTAGAAGATCCTACCAGAATATTAAGAGGTATAAGGCTTGAAGCAAGACTTGGATTTACCTTCGAAGAGAAGACCTTCAAACTTCTTAAAGAAGCTATAGAAAACGGCTTTTTAAATAAGATCGCTAAAGAAAGATTGAAAGATGAAATAATTTTAATACTTCAAGAATCTCAACCTGAAAAAGTATTAAAACGCCTCGAAGAATTAAATGCTCTTTCTTACATATTTCCCATAAGAAAACTTCCTAAAAACTTTGAGAAGAAAAACCAAATATTAAAAAACGAATATCCTCAAAAATATGAACTTCAAATACTAAATATAATATCCGAAGCCACTTTAGATGAAGGAAAAAAATGGCTACAAGATTTAAAGTTTCCCCAAAAAATAGCCTATCAATTTATTCTTCTCAAACACTATCAAAACATTAGTACCTTATCTGAAAAAGACATTATAAATCTATCAGACCTTCCTGACGACTTCTTACTTCTCCTTTCGTTAAATTCCAAAAAAACTGGTAAAGATATTCTACGAATAAGATTACTTAAAGAAAAAGGAGTACCTTACCTTAAAGGAAAGGATCTCTTAAATATGGGGTTTAAAGGAAAGATAATTGGAGAACTTTTAAAACAGTTATTTTTAAAACATTATTACGGAGAAGTAAAAACAAGAGAGGAAGAGGAAAAATTTATAAAAGAAATTATAAACTCAAATCTAAAATAG
- the alr gene encoding alanine racemase, translating into MRDILAWREIDLSALLNNIKVIREKIGKKVDIIAVVKADAYGHGAKIVSLFLQKYANVNSFAVAHIDEGIFLRKIGITKKILVLSPQLKSSIPYYLEYQLTPVISDIEFLEDLGKFSHSKGKELKIHLMFDTGMGREGLLPSEVDKVLNVMEKYPGLILEGISSHLSNSENKKDPYNIFQKKLFYEIYDKFKDEELVFHFSNTGGIFNFPEFHFNAVRPGISLYGYGDKALKPVMEVKAKITLIKDLPEGWGIGYGHTFMTEKNTKIALVPLGYADGYRRDLSNKGRVILNGEYCKIVGRISMDQFTIDVTDKEAKKGDVVTILGMEKDKIIDAQELAIISNTIPYEILTGFGSAKRLKSVYKFEGKILNDPILDLSL; encoded by the coding sequence ATGAGAGATATATTGGCTTGGAGAGAGATTGATCTCTCAGCCCTTTTAAATAATATAAAAGTTATAAGAGAAAAAATTGGGAAAAAGGTTGATATAATTGCAGTGGTTAAGGCTGATGCCTACGGGCATGGAGCTAAGATTGTATCTTTATTTTTGCAAAAGTATGCTAATGTTAACAGCTTTGCTGTAGCGCATATAGATGAAGGTATTTTTTTAAGAAAGATAGGCATAACTAAAAAAATATTAGTACTTTCTCCTCAACTCAAGTCTTCCATACCCTATTATCTCGAATATCAACTTACACCAGTGATCTCCGATATAGAGTTTTTAGAAGATTTGGGGAAATTCTCTCATAGTAAAGGTAAAGAATTAAAGATTCATCTCATGTTTGATACAGGTATGGGAAGAGAAGGTCTTCTTCCTTCAGAGGTTGATAAAGTGCTGAATGTTATGGAGAAATATCCAGGTTTGATCCTTGAGGGGATTTCGTCACACTTATCTAATTCAGAAAATAAAAAGGATCCTTATAATATTTTTCAAAAGAAATTATTTTACGAGATATATGATAAATTTAAAGATGAAGAGTTGGTTTTTCATTTTTCAAATACTGGTGGTATCTTTAATTTTCCAGAGTTCCATTTTAATGCGGTAAGGCCAGGAATATCTCTATATGGATATGGAGATAAAGCGTTAAAACCTGTTATGGAAGTAAAAGCAAAAATTACTCTTATTAAGGATCTTCCAGAGGGTTGGGGGATAGGGTATGGTCATACATTCATGACAGAAAAGAATACGAAAATTGCTCTTGTGCCTTTGGGATATGCCGATGGGTATAGGAGAGATCTTTCTAACAAGGGAAGGGTTATTCTTAATGGTGAATACTGTAAAATCGTAGGTAGGATTTCTATGGATCAATTTACTATTGATGTAACAGATAAAGAAGCAAAGAAGGGAGATGTAGTAACGATATTAGGTATGGAAAAGGATAAAATAATTGATGCTCAAGAACTTGCAATTATATCTAACACTATTCCCTATGAGATTTTAACAGGTTTTGGCTCAGCAAAGAGGCTTAAGAGTGTATATAAGTTTGAAGGAAAGATCTTAAATGATCCTATTTTAGATTTGAGTTTATAA